One genomic region from Edaphobacter dinghuensis encodes:
- a CDS encoding tyrosine-type recombinase/integrase, with the protein MEVTLVKRIITADGADRYCSVVTNSSGRIKADWIIYKGNQERHPEGSYYLEWFDRGRRKRTSVGKDATVAFNSRIRKLKELEARAEGLEVTVPKDEPSRAQLRTAMMDFLDEIKLSRKDKTWRGYKIAFTYFLQSCDKKCADELQRIDLLRFAVFLRDKKKLSPRTVHNRFASVLTFLESQGVHKLIGKNDKPRFVETEVEIYEDNQLIDLYSVCSLYHRMLYEFLLMTGFREQEAMYVTWENIRFRSNIVEMKWKPQFDWTPKAYKEREVPAPSVLFKALEIYRKSLPPKRAVETALVFSTKSGKPDTHMIRALKRNAKKAGLNRDDYWLHKFRATFATTHLRAGADLKTVMSWMGQTTLESILRYLKPARKSEVMHLVNSSFVGPTFDSRKKIEEDEAA; encoded by the coding sequence ATGGAAGTGACTCTCGTTAAGCGGATCATAACAGCGGATGGGGCAGATCGCTACTGCTCCGTGGTGACCAACAGCAGCGGTCGAATCAAAGCCGATTGGATCATTTACAAGGGCAATCAGGAAAGGCATCCGGAAGGCTCCTATTACCTCGAGTGGTTTGATCGTGGGCGTCGAAAGCGCACTTCGGTTGGCAAAGACGCAACGGTCGCGTTCAACAGCCGAATTCGGAAGCTCAAGGAACTCGAGGCGCGTGCAGAGGGGTTGGAAGTAACAGTTCCCAAAGACGAGCCGAGCCGTGCACAGCTCCGCACGGCGATGATGGATTTTCTCGATGAAATCAAGCTCTCGCGAAAAGACAAAACATGGCGAGGATACAAAATTGCCTTCACTTACTTCCTGCAGTCCTGCGACAAGAAATGCGCGGACGAACTGCAACGGATCGACCTGCTTCGTTTTGCTGTATTTCTCCGCGATAAGAAAAAGCTGTCACCGCGAACAGTTCACAACCGATTCGCCAGCGTTCTGACTTTTCTTGAAAGCCAAGGTGTCCACAAGCTCATCGGCAAGAACGACAAGCCACGCTTCGTGGAAACCGAGGTCGAAATCTATGAGGACAACCAGCTAATCGATCTCTATTCCGTCTGTTCCTTGTATCACCGAATGCTCTATGAGTTCCTTCTGATGACGGGGTTCCGAGAGCAAGAAGCAATGTATGTCACATGGGAGAACATTCGCTTCAGATCGAACATTGTCGAGATGAAGTGGAAGCCCCAATTCGACTGGACGCCAAAGGCATACAAAGAACGTGAGGTTCCCGCACCTAGCGTGCTGTTCAAGGCCCTTGAGATCTATAGGAAGTCTCTTCCTCCAAAGCGGGCGGTTGAAACTGCACTCGTCTTCAGCACCAAGAGTGGGAAGCCCGATACGCATATGATCCGCGCGCTGAAGCGAAATGCCAAGAAGGCGGGTCTGAATCGTGACGACTATTGGCTCCACAAGTTCAGAGCGACATTTGCAACGACTCATCTTCGCGCAGGTGCGGACTTAAAAACCGTGATGTCGTGGATGGGCCAGACAACTCTGGAAAGCATTCTCCGTTATCTTAAGCCTGCCCGGAAGAGCGAGGTCATGCATTTGGTAAATTCGAGCTTTGTCGGCCCGACATTCGATAGTCGTAAGAAGATTGAAGAAGACGAAGCAGCTTAA